One Takifugu rubripes chromosome 19, fTakRub1.2, whole genome shotgun sequence genomic window carries:
- the LOC101063462 gene encoding S-adenosylhomocysteine hydrolase-like protein 1, which yields MSDQAGDTKLEVKQASKEVKESENVAEKYSAMTVSKNSEMNMGELSSSFSAVPTHKPVKKQIQFVEEKQEFNKFPTKTGRRSLSRSISQSSTDSYSSAASYTDSSDDETSPRDRTQVNSKGSSDFCVKNIKQAEFGRREIEIAEQDMSALISLRKRAQSEKPLAGAKIVGCTHITAQTAVLIETLVALGAQCRWTACNIYSTQNEVAAALSEAGVAVFAWKGESEDDFWWCIDRCVNTEGWQPNMILDDGGDLTHWMYKKYPNVFKKIRGIVEESVTGVHRLYQLSKAGKLCVPAMNVNDSVTKQKFDNLYCCRESILDGLKRTTDVMFGGKQVVVCGYGEVGKGCCAALKALGAIVYVTEIDPICALQACMDGFRVVKLNEIIRQVDVIITCTGNKNVVTRDQLDRMKNGSIVCNMGHSNTEIDVASLRTPELTWERVRSQVDHVIWPDGRRIILLAEGRLLNLSCSTVPTFVLSITATTQALALIELYNAPEGRYKQDVYLLPKKMDEYVASLHLATFEAHLTELTDEQAKYLGLNKNGPFKPNYYRY from the exons ATGTCAGACCAAGCTGGGGACACCAAGTTGGAGGTGAAACAGGCGAGTAAGGAAGTGAAGGAGAGTGAAAACGTCGCAGAAAAATACTCTGCCATGACCGTGAGCAAGAATAGTGAAATGAACATGGGGGAACTATCGTCCTCCTTCAGTGCTGTGCCCACTCACAAGCCAGTGAAAAAG CAAATCCAATttgtggaggagaagcaggaattCAACAAATTCCCCACTAAGACGGGGCGCCGCTCTCTGTCCCGCTCCATCTCCCAGTCATCCACAGACAGTTACAGCTCTG CCGCGTCCTACACGGACAGCTCCGATGACGAGACCTCGCCGCGGGATCGAACTCAGGTCAACTCCAAGGGCAGCAGCGACTTCTGTGTTAAGAACATCAAGCAGGCAGAATTTGGGAGGCGTGAGATTGAGATTGCAGAGCAGG ATATGTCGGCCCTGATTTCGCTCAGGAAGAGAGCGCAGAGCGAGAAACCGTTAGCCGGTGCCAAGATCGTGGGCTGCACTCACATCACTGCCCAGACTGCT GTTCTGATCGAGACTCTCGTGGCTCTCGGGGCTCAGTGCCGCTGGACCGCGTGTAACATTTACTCCACCCAGAACGAAGTGGCTGCTGCGCTGTCGGAGGCCG GCGTGGCGGTGTTTGCCTGGAAAGGGGAGTCTGAGGATGATTTCTGGTGGTGCATTGATCGCTGTGTCAACACTGAGGGCTGGCAGCCCAACATG ATCCTTGATGATGGAGGGGACCTGACACACTGGATGTACAAGAAATACCCAAATGTATTCAAGAAGATCAGGGGCATCGTAGAGGAGAGTGTCACTGGGGTTCACAG GCTGTATCAGCTGTCCAAAGCCGGGAAACTCTGCGTGCCTGCCATGAATGTAAACGACTCCGTGACCAAGCAGAAGTTTGACAACCTGTACTGCTGCAGGGAGTCCATCCTGGACGG ATTAAAGAGAACCACAGACGTGATGTTCGGAGGCAAACAGGTGGTTGTGTGCGGCTATGGTGAG GTGGGGAAAGGCTGTTGTGCGGCTCTGAAAGCTCTGGGAGCCATCGTGTACGTAACAGAGATTGACCCGATCTGCGCGCTGCAGGCCTG CATGGATGGATTCAGAGTGGTCAAGCTGAACGAGATCATCCGTCAGGTTGATGTCATCATCACATGCACTG GGAACAAGAACGTGGTGACCAGAGACCAGCTGGACCGGATGAAAAATGGCTCCATTGTGTGCAACATGGGCCACTCGAACACAGAGATCGACGTG GCGAGCCTGCGCACCCCTGAGCTGACCTGGGAGAGAGTGCGCTCTCAAGTGGACCACGTCATTTGGCCTGATGGGAGGAGGATTATCCTGCTGGCTGAG GGACGTCTCCTTAACCTCAGCTGTTCCACTGTCCCTACCTTTGTTCTCTCCATCACAGCCACAACTCAG GCTCTGGCCCTTATAGAGTTGTACAATGCTCCAGAGGGACGATACAAACAGGATGTGTACTTGCTTCCTAAGAAGATGG aTGAATATGTCGCCAGCCTGCATCTGGCCACGTTTGAGGCCCACCTGACCGAGCTGACAGACGAGCAAGCGAAGTACCTGGGCCTGAATAAGAACGGGCCCTTCAAACCCAACTACTACAG ATATTAG